CCTGCACATCGCACTGCCCTTCGAGCCTCGCCAGCACCTGGCGTCCGAGAGTCCGTCGGGTTTCCACATCGTCAACGCCGAGTTCCTCCACGCGCTGGCGCGCCATGGCCGCTCGGGAGAGCTGTTGTTGCTGGCGGCGAGGGCGAACGCGGCTCCTCCCGGGCTCGGAGGGGAGGGCGCGCTCAAGCAGACCCGGGTGCTCGACATCCTGGAGCTCGTGCGCCAGCCGCGGCGGCCGGACGTCGGGGTCCTGCATGATCTCTCGTGTCTGGTGGGCCGGGCCCTCTCCGTGCGCGGCTATTGGGAGCGGCCGGCCTTTCCCGTCACGTTCGTCAGCCATGGACTGGTCCTCCCCACGTCCGTGCGTACGCTGGCGTTCCCGCTCCTGGCCGGCGGCATCCAGCCGTTCGACTCGATGATCTGCATCTCCCACAGCCTGAAGCGCGCGTTCGAGCGGCTGCTCGACGCGACCGCCGAGTCCATCGCGAGCGCGGCGGGCCCGGATGCCCCGCGGTTGCGTTACCGGGGCCGCCTCGACGTCATCCACTGGGGCGTGGACTCCGAGCGCTTCGGCTCGGTGGCCCGGAGCGAGGCCCGCGACGCCCTGGGCATTCCCCAGGACGCCTTCGTCCTGCTCTCCATCGGCCGTGTGTCGCCCATCAGCAAGGGGGACGTGCTGCCGCTGCTCGGGCTGTTCCGCGATCTGCGCGCGAGCAATCCCGAGCGCAATCTGCGGCTCGTCATCGCCGGCCCGGTGGATGTGCAGTCCTACAACACCGTGCTCCAGGGCCATGCCAGGACACTGGGCGTGACCGAGCACATCCAGTGGCTGGGTGGCGTCGAGCCCTCGCGGCGGCACCTCGTGCATGCGGCGGCGGATGTCTTCGTTGCCCTGAACGACTCGACGGGTGAGGGGTTCGGGCTCACGCCGCTGG
The sequence above is drawn from the Archangium gephyra genome and encodes:
- a CDS encoding glycosyltransferase family 4 protein encodes the protein MESPLHIALPFEPRQHLASESPSGFHIVNAEFLHALARHGRSGELLLLAARANAAPPGLGGEGALKQTRVLDILELVRQPRRPDVGVLHDLSCLVGRALSVRGYWERPAFPVTFVSHGLVLPTSVRTLAFPLLAGGIQPFDSMICISHSLKRAFERLLDATAESIASAAGPDAPRLRYRGRLDVIHWGVDSERFGSVARSEARDALGIPQDAFVLLSIGRVSPISKGDVLPLLGLFRDLRASNPERNLRLVIAGPVDVQSYNTVLQGHARTLGVTEHIQWLGGVEPSRRHLVHAAADVFVALNDSTGEGFGLTPLEAMASGVPQVVSDWDGLRDTVVHGETGFLVPTVWADCDDELILDGLVGGSAHRDLWTAQSIATDMTAMRRSLQALIGSPELCARMGEASRLRASRMFSWKDVIRRYEELWQELAGLARTSPSTRAHVLPEGNHNILGHYAAEQLEPSTPLKLTEAGSRLLTQGEFVPLYGQPPAVEPERVVALLGALGARGGGPCTLATLEQDTLATWGTGRTRFLRHVLWLLKFGLLEVERPLPG